CTTACTCGCGGATCTCCAATCCGACTGTCGAGCATTTTGAGCAGAAGGTCAAAAATTTTTCTGGCGCGCAGGGCGTGACCGCCGTGGCTTCCGGCATGGCGGCGCTTTCCGCTTTGTTCCTGACCATAGCCGGACAGGGCGACAACATCGTTACGACGCGGCATATTTTTGGCAACACTTATTCTTTGTTCGCCACCACCTTGAAACAGTGGGGACTGGAAACCCGCTATACAGACCTGACCGATCTGCGCCAGACGGAACACGCTGTCGATGCGCGGACGCGCGCGCTGTTCCTGGAAACCATCACCAATCCGCAGCTGGAAGTGGCGGATATCGCCGGTCTGGCGGAGATTGCCCAAAAGAAAAAAATTCTGCTGATCGCGGACACAACGCTTACTCCGCCGTATCTTTTTGACGCCGGGAAATTTGGCGTGCAGCTGGAGATTTTGTCCAGCACCAAATATATTTCCGGCGGCGCGACTTCGCTGGGCGGTTTGATCCTGGATTACGGCGTCTATGACTACCGTCACAATCCGCATCTAGCGGAGCAGGCCGCCAGGTTTGGTCCGTACGCGCTGCTGCAGGTTTTGAAAACGCGCGTCTGCCGCGACCTCGGCAATATTCTCTCGCCGCACAACGCCTATCTGCAAAGCGTGGGACTGGAAACTTTGGTCTTGCGCGCCAAACTTTCCTGCGCCAACACGCTGGCTCTGGCGGAGTTTTTACAGACGCAGCCGCAGGTACGCCGGATCAATTATCCCGGACTGGCGGATTCACCATCTTTTGCGCTGGCGCAAAAACAATTTCCCAACGGCGCGGGCGCGCTTTTGACTTTTGAGCTGGAGTCGCGGGAGAAATGTTTTAGATTTCTAAACCAGCTTAAACTGATCCGCCGCGCCACCAATCTCAACGACAACAAAACGCTGATCATTCATCCGGCTTCGACGATTTTCAGCGAATACAGCGCGGAGCAAAAAACCGCGATGGGCGTGCCGGAAACCCTGATCCGGCTGGCGGTCGGTATTGAAGATTTGGCGGATTTGCAGGAAGATTTACAGCAGGCATTGGAGGCGGCATGAATTTTACGGACGAACAGCTCGAGCGTTACAGCCGGCATATTATTTTAAAAAATGTCGGCATTGAGGGACAGGAAAAAATTTGCGCCGGCAAAGTATTGATCATCGGCACGGGCGGCCTGGGCGCGCCAGCGGCTCTCTATCTGGCGGCGGCGGGCGTGGGTGTTATCGGT
This genomic stretch from Candidatus Margulisiibacteriota bacterium harbors:
- a CDS encoding aminotransferase class I/II-fold pyridoxal phosphate-dependent enzyme, which encodes MSGFATKSIHTRFLKKDAHNALHMPVYDSVAFAADTAEELEASFRGRKPAHTYSRISNPTVEHFEQKVKNFSGAQGVTAVASGMAALSALFLTIAGQGDNIVTTRHIFGNTYSLFATTLKQWGLETRYTDLTDLRQTEHAVDARTRALFLETITNPQLEVADIAGLAEIAQKKKILLIADTTLTPPYLFDAGKFGVQLEILSSTKYISGGATSLGGLILDYGVYDYRHNPHLAEQAARFGPYALLQVLKTRVCRDLGNILSPHNAYLQSVGLETLVLRAKLSCANTLALAEFLQTQPQVRRINYPGLADSPSFALAQKQFPNGAGALLTFELESREKCFRFLNQLKLIRRATNLNDNKTLIIHPASTIFSEYSAEQKTAMGVPETLIRLAVGIEDLADLQEDLQQALEAA